In Hemicordylus capensis ecotype Gifberg chromosome 3, rHemCap1.1.pri, whole genome shotgun sequence, one DNA window encodes the following:
- the LOC128350550 gene encoding synaptotagmin-like protein 2 produces MAGLKTPPSGEVHIWVKDTKDLPQLRPSGVGSFVKCYVLPDTSKKSYQKTRIVQRDSNPVLNHTIVYDGFHTEDLKDACVELTVWDHEKLTNHFLGGIQLGLGTGSSYGIAVDWMDSTQEEVAFWQEMMTTANEWIEASLPLRSLAGKRKLK; encoded by the exons ATGGCAGGTCTAAAGACCCCTCCGTCTGGGGAGGTCCATATCTGGGTCAAGGACACCAAAGATCTGCCCCAGTTACGTCCCTCCGGAGTGGGCTCCTTTGTGAAATG CTACGTTCTTCCAGACACCAGTAAAAAGAGCTACCAGAAGACCCGCATTGTCCAGAGGGACTCCAACCCGGTGCTTAACCACACCATCGTGTACGACGGCTTTCATACAGAAGATCTGAAGGATGCCTGTGTCGAGCTGACCGTCTGGGATCATGAGAAACTGACCAATCACTTTCTGGGAGGGATCCAGCTGGGACTTGGGACAG GCTCCAGCTATGGGATTGCCGTTGACTGGATGGACTCCACACAAGAGGAGGTCGCATTTTGGCAGGAAATGATGACCACGGCGAATGAATGGATTGAAGCGTCCCTGCCTTTGCGCTCTCTGGCtggaaaaaggaagctgaaatga